Below is a genomic region from Sorghum bicolor cultivar BTx623 chromosome 9, Sorghum_bicolor_NCBIv3, whole genome shotgun sequence.
CTATATGACTTTCAGGAAGTACATTTGGGTTTTATTAGCTGCCAATATTTTACGTGGGGAAGAGGAAAAGTGTAGATTCACAAATCACAAAGTGGCAGTGTAGATCTTTCTTTTTACGCCTGATGCTGATGTTGATCTTTTCATGCTGATAGTCTGCTCGCTGGTCTCGCGCGCAGTCTCGATGGGTAGAGTTGAGCCGTCTCGGATCCTCGTCAGCGCACGCGTGCGTGGTGCTCTAGACCTGAGGAGTGGTTGGTGACTTGGTGTGGCTAATCATAACAAACTGGTACGTGTTAGTATCAGTACTGATTAAAACACGGGATCATGCTGCGCCTGCAAGTGCGGTTGCTCGCGCGGCGACAAGGCTGATGAGTCACCGCCAACGCCACGCGCCGGCAAGGTCACGGGCCACCGACCGCGTCCGTTGCACTGCACCCCCTGCATCTCTCAACTCCGGGCTCAGACTCAGAGACGGCCGTGGGTTATCCAAAGACGAACAAACCAGCATGCGTCTCGCCGTAGGCTTTACCCAATAAaaactttttcaagatttttcgtcacatcgaatacacatgtataaagtattaaatatagataaaaataaaaaccgcgagacgaatcttttaactctagtggacaatgtttatcaaataaagataaaagtgTTAAAGtcaaaaaactttttggatctaggccttgtttgttcttaaaatattttgcacatcaaatcttgcagcacatcataaaacattaaatatagataaaaaaaaggtAATTATACattttacctataatttacgagacgaatcttttaaacctagttaatctataattggacaatatttatcaaatacaataaAAAATAGTTGCAATTTTGTtttaaagtaaacaaggccatagctgGTGCCTCTGCTTCAGCCTGGCATGGCAATGGCATGATGAGCAATCAGACGATGCAAAATGACAAGAACGCTCATCTCGATTAAACAGCCTCCATCGACCACCAGTGGAGCATACAGTTGGAGACCACAGTTAAAGTGAagaaggatttttttttttctttttctttttttatcgaGATCACAACAATGGATTACGAAGTACATGTTCTTGGGGGCAAAGCATAACAATGCCAGTTCAATGTTGAATCACAATAATCCGGCCGGAGAACAAGCAATGCGGCGGAAGGAGAACAAGCAAGGATCACACGCTAAAAAAAAAACCCAGATCCACTTGCTCTTCCGTTCAATCTCCCCTCCTCCACCAACAGTGAGAGCAGCTAATGACAAACTATATATGTACACACAGAgctgcggcggcgccgccgctgcGCGCACACCACCCGCTAGGCGGAGCGTGCGAGGCGGGACGCGATGGCGGAGTGGTACATGGCGTCGTGGAACGACTCCGTCTGCGCCATCCGCACCCGCAGCTCCCGGGCCTTCTCCTCCGTCATCACCCCCACGAACTGCCTCCGCGCCGCCTCGTCCTGCGCCACCGGTACCGGCGCCGGTGCCGGGGCCTCCAGGTAGTCGGCCTTTCCCGACCAACCCAGCAGCGGCGCCCACCACTTGCCGTTGCCGCCGCCCTTCGCCGCCCCGGCGGCGCGGGGCCGGGCCGAGGACGCCGATGCCGCCGGGGAGGCCGGGAACGAGACGGCGCTGCATGCTGCGGACGGTGCCATCGCCATTGCACTCGACTTTGCCTCGCCGGCGGGGGTTGCTGCTTCGATTGCTTTGTTGATTGAATTGCGTTGCGGTTTGCCTTGCGCTTGCGGGTGGGCGGCCGCTGGGGAATTTATAGCGATCGGAGCACGCatccggatgcggatccggaaTATCCGATATGTACGACAGGGTTCAAAATTTCGGCGAAATTTTGCCGAAATTTCGGTAATTTCGGTGGTGGCCGAAAGAAAAATCCGAAATTTTATTATatactaatacatgtgctatataactttagactcatattttttattgtttatattgcatattgttctattcaatagatgtgtaatcataaatcatattgatatttgtttagatctaatttttttaaaaataaaagcaTACTTCATGTGCTAGTCTCTAAAAAAATTTCGGTGAAATTTCGGCCGAATTTCGTGAAATTCGGTAATTTCTGTGGTTGCCGAACTTTTTGCGATAACGAAATTAAAaaccttgggccttgtttagttccaaaatattttgcaaaattgacactgtagctctttcgtttgtatttgacaaatattgtccaattatggactaactgcgCCTCTTGCTTACCGTTGCTTCATTATTACTTTTCTGGGCGACAGACAGGTGGGCCCAGGCCTCACGTGGTGTGGCCGTCCATTTTTCATAAAATTTAAACGGCTGTGTCGCCCCCACGCGATGGGAGTGTGTAACCATGCATCTCGGTTTTAGGCGTTCTAGAATGAGCAAGGTGAGCATGTGTACAGTACAACGTGTTGTACACGTACTCTTGCTTTTCAATTAGAGAATTGAGTGACTCGTTCAGTTTAATTTGCTATCGTCGCTCGTGGAACCTTTTTTTTACTGGGTATTTGCTGGTACTCCTCCACTACTCCTGCTGGTTTTTAAAACATTGACTACAGTACATATTTCAGTTCTTTATTATTGGTCAATCATCTCCTTTGATTTTGTTACAAAAAATATGCTAACGCAAACGACGTATGTATTTTAGAGAGGCAGAGTTTAATAAAATCAATTCtgtattatttctctatagactTGATCAAATATTGACTACATATTGTAGTTCGTTATTAAAGGTCAACCCTCTCTTAGTTTTGTTAAATAGGAGTATATGTTaacataaataacatttattatttTAGAGAGGCAGAGTTTAATGAGATGAATTCCATATTATTCCTCTATAGACTTGATCAAACATTGACTACATATTTTAGTTTGTTATTATTGGTCAGTCCTCTATTAGTTTTGTTTAAAAAGTGTTTAACATACACAACATATATATTTTAGAGAGACAGAGTTTAATGAAATTAGTTCCATATTACTTCTCGGTAGACTTga
It encodes:
- the LOC8072712 gene encoding uncharacterized protein LOC8072712, with the protein product MRAPIAINSPAAAHPQAQGKPQRNSINKAIEAATPAGEAKSSAMAMAPSAACSAVSFPASPAASASSARPRAAGAAKGGGNGKWWAPLLGWSGKADYLEAPAPAPVPVAQDEAARRQFVGVMTEEKARELRVRMAQTESFHDAMYHSAIASRLARSA